AAAAATAACACTAATCCAATCGTGCAAGCATAACCGATTTCCAAATCCGCAAACGCTTGCTCATACAAATAATACACCACCGTTTTGGAACTATTACGCGGTCCCCCTTGGGTCATGATATAAACTTCTTCAAACACCTTCGTCGCCGAAATCGCCGAAATGACGGCAACCAAAGCCAAATAGGGACCCATTAAGGGAACCGTAATATCCCAATGTTTCCCATACCCATCCGAACCATCCAACGCCGCCGCTTCATAGAGTTGGTCAGGAATCGATTGCAAACCTGCCAGATAAATCACCATGTAGTAGCCTAACCCCTTCCACACGGTAACAGCCATAACACTAAAAATCGCCCAATCTGGACTCGTCAACCAGGGAATGCCCTCTTTAAACCCAATCCAACTGAGTATCTGATTAAATAAACCATTTTCCGCATAAAGCCACCGCCAAGCAATTCCCGCCACCACCATTGAAACTACCACAGGCGTGTAATACGCCGCCCGAAACCAGCTTATCCCGCGCAGTTTCTGATTGACCAAAATCGCTAATCCTAAGGGAAGTGCGACTAAAATTGGCACAACGCCAATCAGATATAACACCGTGTTCCCCACCGTTTGCCAAAATACTCGGTCTTTTCCCAAGCGTTGCAGATTCGTCAAACCCACCCATTCAGGCGTTTGGGTCAAATCATAGTCGTATTGCGTAAAACTCAGGTAAAAGGCTTGACAAGCGGGCAAAAATACGGTTAATCCCAAGATAACTAGGGCAGGGAGCAAAAACAGGTACGGCGTAAACTTGGGCGGGATGACAATTGAATCCTTTAACATCTGACATGCAAATTATTACGGAAAACGAAAAATTAAACATTACACTGTAGCCTAGCTAACAGTTTCCTCTTCTTAACCTTAGTCTAATCTTATTAGTTACCTGACCATAACCCAATACGCCCTTATCTAAGCTGGCGACGTGGGTGGTGAGGTATTGGCGTTCTCATCTAGGCAAGTCTAAATGTAAACCTCCGTCTCAATCCTGGATATCTGTGCCAGTAGTGTTAGATGGGAGGTTGCTGACATAAGCTTATGCAGTAAGCGATGCGATCGCATACTACAGGCTT
This genomic window from Coleofasciculus chthonoplastes PCC 7420 contains:
- a CDS encoding carbohydrate ABC transporter permease, whose translation is MLKDSIVIPPKFTPYLFLLPALVILGLTVFLPACQAFYLSFTQYDYDLTQTPEWVGLTNLQRLGKDRVFWQTVGNTVLYLIGVVPILVALPLGLAILVNQKLRGISWFRAAYYTPVVVSMVVAGIAWRWLYAENGLFNQILSWIGFKEGIPWLTSPDWAIFSVMAVTVWKGLGYYMVIYLAGLQSIPDQLYEAAALDGSDGYGKHWDITVPLMGPYLALVAVISAISATKVFEEVYIMTQGGPRNSSKTVVYYLYEQAFADLEIGYACTIGLVLFLVILGLSLLNLKVSQGRDRIS